In one window of Enoplosus armatus isolate fEnoArm2 chromosome 7, fEnoArm2.hap1, whole genome shotgun sequence DNA:
- the adgrl4 gene encoding adhesion G protein-coupled receptor L4, which produces MESLLKSPMKLVLLTAWLSSVMDPCSLSDICGSCHQLATCKALNGSNNACFCKHGYTGDGTTFCNDDNECQNVTNICGDRGNCTNTAGSYHCTCVSGYTSTGLAKFQPNDGTECIDIDECKSGQVCGPNSHCHNTNGSFYCTCQRDYVPTSDTKHFHPERGVRCKEHPQKYCHDNIGCITQTVNKTLDYMSNLTEPQSLLKEIAKQTSGELTSVEVIAYVEALSRSALTLAAREKDYTVKPSVINSTLTKLVKAVNNLVEKDELAAWSRMKEERREHTITKLLHTVEESALTLANNYETPTELEIKATEMELKLFTFDARHTKAKLSASMAGDHINLTPKLRPEEDRNGSVSVVFVRYDSIGDILKPSSDPGVTDYSRYAGTGEITVNSQVIAAAIKPADVYQLDHVTFTLRHNEPIDTKADVTKCAFWEYELDSLQGHWATRGCKTVRVNSNATTCSCDHLTHFAILMSSGRANLVAHYTVLTRITQLGMIISLICLSMCIFTFWFFSEIQSTRTTIHKNLCCSLFMAEFIFLVGINMNTHKLFCSVIAGLLHYFFLAAFAWMCIEGIHLYLIVVGVIYNKGFLHRNFYIFGYGSPAVVVAISATLGYKYYGTDKVCWLSTENHFIWSFIGPACLIILVNLLAFGVIIYKVYRHTAVKKPEISHYENIRSCARGALALLFVLGATWTFGVLHILNETTLTAYLFTITNAFQGMFIFIFLCVLSRKIQEEYYRLFKNVPCCFECLR; this is translated from the exons ATGACAACGAGTGCCAGAATGTGACTAATATCTGCGGGGACAGGGGGAACTGCACCAACACAGCGGGCAGCTACCACTGTACATGTGTCTCTGGATACACATCGACAGGACTGGCCAAGTTCCAGCCCAACGATGGCACTGAATGCATCG ATATTGATGAATGCAAGTCAGGACAGGTCTGTGGACCGAACTCACACTGCCATAATACGAATGGATCCTTCTATTGCACCTGTCAGCGTGATTACGTCCCAACTTCAGACACTAAGCACTTTCATCCAGAGAGAGGTGTAAGATGTAAAG AGCATCCCCAAAAATACTGCCATGACAACATCGGGTGCATCACACAGACTGTCAACAAAACACTTGACTAT ATGAGCAACCTCACAGAGCCCCAGAGTCTACTGAAAGAAATTGCCAAGCAGACGTCCGGCGAGCTCACCTCAGTGGAAGTGATCGCATATGTTGAGGCCTTGAGTCGATCCGCATTAACACTGGCTGCCAGAGAAAAGGATTACACTGTCAAACCATCCGTCATCAACTCAACTCTTACA AAATTAGTGAAAGCAGTAAACAACTTGGTGGAGAAGGATGAACTGGCGGCTTGGAGCAGAATGAAAGAGGAGCGTCGTGAACATACCATCACCAAGCTGCTGCACACTGTTGAAGAAAGTGCTCTGACTCTGGCCAACAACTACGAAACTCCAACTGAGCTCGAAATCAAAGCCACAGAAATGG AATTGAAACTCTTCACCTTTGATGCTCGTCACACAAAAGCCAAACTGTCTGCTTCCATGGCAGGAGATCACATAAATCTGACTCCAAAACTGAGacctgaggaggacagaaatG GAAGTGTGTCAGTGGTGTTTGTGCGATATGACAGCATCGGTGACATCCTGAAGCCGAGCAGCGACCCAGGTGTCACCGACTACTCGCGGTATGCAGGAACAGGGGAAATCACTGTCAACTCCCAAGTCATAGCAGCAGCCATCAAACCTGCTGACGTTTACCAACTTGACCATGTCACCTTCACTCTGAGACACAACGAG CCCATAGACACTAAAGCTGATGTGACCAAGTGCGCCTTCTGGGAGTACGAGCTGGACAGCCTGCAGGGCCACTGGGCCACTCGCGGCTGCAAGACCGTTCGCGTCAACAGCAATGCGACCACCTGCTCCTGCGATCACCTCACACACTTTGCCATCCTCATGTCCTCTGGGCGAGCCAAC CTGGTGGCCCACTATACCGTCCTGACCCGGATCACCCAGCTGGGGATGATCATCTccctcatctgtctgtccatgtgCATCTTCACCTTCTGGTTCTTCAGTGAGATCCAGAGCACCAGAACCACCATCCACAAGAACCTGTGCTGCAGCCTCTTCATGGCCGAGTTCATCTTCCTGGTGGGcatcaacatgaacacacacaag CTTTTCTGCTCCGTTATTGCAGGGCTCCTGCACTATTTCTTCCTCGCGGCCTTTGCCTGGATGTGCATCGAGGGCATCCATCTGTACTTAATAGTCGTTGGCGTCATCTACAACAAAGGCTTCCTGCACCGTAACTTTTACATCTTCGGCTATGGGAGCCCGGCAGTGGTGGTGGCCATCTCAGCAACCCTCGGCTACAAGTATTACGGCACTGATAAAGT ATGCTGGCTGAGCACAGAAAACCACTTCATATGGAGTTTCATTGGGCCGGCGTGTTTGATCATTCTG GTTAATCTCTTGGCTTTTGGAGTAATCATCTACAAAGTGTACCGGCATACTGCTGTGAAAAAGCCTGAAATCAGCCACTATGAAAACATCAG GTCCTGTGCCCGTGGTGCCTTGGCTCTGCTGTTCGTGCTGGGAGCCACCTGGACCTTCGGAGTGCTGCACATCCTCAATGAGACCACCCTCACTGCCTATCTGTTCACCATCACCAACGCCTTCCAGGGGatgttcatcttcatcttcctctgtgtcctctccaGAAAG ATTCAGGAGGAGTACTACAGGCTTTTCAAAAACGTGCCATGTTGTTTTGAATGCCTGAGATGA